In one window of Desulfonatronospira thiodismutans ASO3-1 DNA:
- a CDS encoding DUF4258 domain-containing protein, with product MSIAVVDSLPHDKGTLFTFEKNDAKYKIIFTTHALTRMEKWQLTLEAVSKTLLDPEEVLVGHNNRFIAHRCFGQHVLRAVYEYDDLVSVLITVYCPYKDRYFQGGGSFEDQILPRD from the coding sequence GTGAGTATTGCGGTAGTTGACAGTCTTCCCCATGACAAAGGGACTTTATTTACCTTTGAAAAAAACGATGCTAAGTATAAAATAATTTTTACCACCCATGCTCTAACAAGAATGGAGAAATGGCAACTCACCCTTGAAGCGGTATCTAAAACGTTACTAGACCCTGAAGAAGTCCTGGTGGGGCACAATAATAGATTCATAGCCCACAGATGTTTTGGTCAGCATGTATTAAGAGCAGTATATGAATATGATGATTTGGTTTCAGTGTTGATCACTGTATATTGTCCTTATAAGGATAGATATTTTCAGGGAGGTGGAAGCTTTGAAGATCAAATACTCCCAAGAGACTGA